The Phaeacidiphilus oryzae TH49 region GCCCGGCGGCTGGCCGGTCACTTCGTGGCCTCGGTCAACGACGACTCGGCGAAGAAGGACTTCTGGATCTCCGCCGCGCAGAACACCCTGACCGCCCTCTTCCACGCCGCGGCCAGGGGCGGCGCCTCCGTCCTCGACCTGCTGGCCTGGCTCGCCGATCCCGCCGACCGCACCCCGGTCGACCTCCTCCACGACGCCGGACTGCCCGCCTTCGCCGAGCAGTTGCGCGGCACCGTGCTGGGCGCGGTCGAGACCCGGGACGGCATCTACGAGACCGCCCGGCAGTGCGTGGCCTGCCTGCTGGACCCGGAGGTGGCGGCCTGGGTGATGCCCGATCCGGACCTCCCGGAGTTCGACCCGCACCAGCACGTCCTCGGCAACGACACCCTGTACCTCCTCTCCAAGGACGGCGGCGGGTCGGCGGCGGGCGTCATCGCCGGCCTGGCCGACGCCACCATGCGGGCCGGGGTGGTCGCCGCCGAGCGGATGGGCGGCCGGCTCGACCCGCCCATGACGGCAGTGCTCGACGAGGCCGCCAACGTGTGCCGGATCTCCGACCTGCCCGACCTCTACAGCCATCTCGGCTCGCGCGGCATCAACGTGGTGACCCTGCTGCAGAGCTACCGGCAGGGCAGCCGGGTGTGGGGCGAGGCGGGGATGGACGCGCTGTGGAGCGCGGCCACCATCAAACTCCTCGGCGCGGGCCTGGACGACGCCGACTTCGTCGACAAGATCTCCAAACTGGTCGGCCAGCGCGAGGTCCGTACGCCCAGCGTCTCCAAGGGCCGCGAGGGCACCTCCCGCTCCTACTCCTACCGCCTGGACCCGGTCCTCCCGCCGGACCGCATCCGCGCCCTCCCCAAGGGCACCGCGTTGCTGCTGGCCACCGGCGTCCGCCCGGCCCTCATCCGCCTGCGCCCCTGGTACAAGGAGCCGGGCGCGGACCGCATCTCGGCGGCGGCGAAGGCGGAGACGGCGGAGATCACCCGCCGGGCGGCGGAACGCTGGCAGGCGGCGGCCGCCCCGGCGGAACTGGCCGCCCTGGAGGGCCCCGAGCCGGAGGACGCCCGCCCGGTACCGGAGGCGCCGCCGATCGAGGACGCGCGCCCGCCGGGCTACGCCGCCCGTTAGGCGGTCGCCCGCGCGCCGAAGAACCCTGGGTGGGCGATGAACCGGGTGATGCTGAATTCCGTGGTTATGTCATAGAGCATCCCGCTCTGTCGAATACACAGCAGAAGGAATGGGGCCCACATGCCCGAGTACAACCCGCCCAGCCACGACTACACGAGCTACAGCCAGCAGACCGGACCCGGCTCCTCGACCACGGCCAGCGCCGCCGGCCAGACCTCCCAGTACGGTTCGGCTCCCAGCTACCAGGACTCCCGGTACGACCGGCCGGTCACGGAGTACCGGCCCACCTCGAGGCAGTCGGACCCGGGGCAGGCGCCCGCCTACACGAGCTCGACGGCCCGCTCGCGCTCCAAGTAGGCGGCAAAGGGGGGACTGCCGCCCTCGCCGGTCGCCGGACGTGGGCGGCACTCCCCTCAAGGAGTTCCACGCAGAAGAAGGAAGGAAGCAATGTCCCGTAGGAGCAGCAGTTCTGGTAGTTCGGGCGGTTCAAGCGGTTCGAGCCGGTACGTGGACACGGTCGAGATCCAGCCGCGTTCGCACGGCGGAAGCAGCAGGAGCAGCAGGAGCAGCAGCGGGGACACCCGGCGCGACTCGGGTGAGCGGTCGTACGTCGTGAGGGAGCCCGTCAGGAGCAGGGAGTACTCCCCGGCGCCCTCGTCCCGCTCGCGGGAGGCGGAGGCCTCCGAGCGGCGTACGCGCTACGCGAACGCGGCGATGACGGCGGCTCCGCTGGCCGGCCAGGGGGCCGCGATGATCGGTGCGGGTGCCACGGGCAACTCGGACTCCTCCCTCCGCGGCTACGGCGCCTCGGTCGCCGCGACCGGGGTCGTCTCCGGGTACGAGGCGGCTCAGCAGGTGCGGTATGCCTACAACGTCCGCCAGAACCCGCAGACGACGCAGCCCGACTTCACCCC contains the following coding sequences:
- a CDS encoding type IV secretory system conjugative DNA transfer family protein translates to MSSTEMLPWAIVVVALVWLLLFSGVWLGGTLGAGLSGGGWHPPPFALHSFGELLGRGPSALWPGASPTAVIAGIVVVFCLLTLAVVAVVRAVRRLVGGGASAKGLAGRRELAGLCPPGIARRARELRPSLAGTDPLPPDETGNLLGDLAPRGPELRSSFEDVELDLMAPRAGKSTGIAIPRVLRARGAVLLTSNKSDVYAVTRAERARVGRVWTFDPQGIAHAPREMCWDMLAECVTIEGARRLAGHFVASVNDDSAKKDFWISAAQNTLTALFHAAARGGASVLDLLAWLADPADRTPVDLLHDAGLPAFAEQLRGTVLGAVETRDGIYETARQCVACLLDPEVAAWVMPDPDLPEFDPHQHVLGNDTLYLLSKDGGGSAAGVIAGLADATMRAGVVAAERMGGRLDPPMTAVLDEAANVCRISDLPDLYSHLGSRGINVVTLLQSYRQGSRVWGEAGMDALWSAATIKLLGAGLDDADFVDKISKLVGQREVRTPSVSKGREGTSRSYSYRLDPVLPPDRIRALPKGTALLLATGVRPALIRLRPWYKEPGADRISAAAKAETAEITRRAAERWQAAAAPAELAALEGPEPEDARPVPEAPPIEDARPPGYAAR